The proteins below come from a single Osmerus mordax isolate fOsmMor3 chromosome 3, fOsmMor3.pri, whole genome shotgun sequence genomic window:
- the si:dkey-16l2.16 gene encoding ras-related protein Rab-35 isoform X1 codes for MAGKDYNHLFKLLIIGDSNVGKSSLLLRFADNSFSGSYITTIGVDFKIRTIDIDGERVKLQIWDTAGQERFRTITSTYYRNTHGVIIVYDVTNPESFVNVKRWLNEISQNCDNVCKILVGNKNEDPTRKQVDTQDALRFGESVGVRVFETSAKENINVEEMFMEFTHMVLRAKKQSQIRTEKEREREKDTVHINSHRDRERRKRGKKCC; via the exons ATGGCGGGAAAGGACTACAACCATCTCTTCAAGCTTCTAATCATCGGAGACTCCA ATGTAGGGAAAAGCAGTCTACTTCTGCGGTTTGCAGACAACTCCTTCTCTG GCAGCTACATAACTACAATCGGTGTGGACTTCAAAATTCGTACCATAGACATTGATGGGGAAAGAGTTAAACTGCAGATCTGGGACACAGCAGGGCAGGAGAGATTCCGAACCATCACCTCCAC ATACTACAGAAACACCCATGGAGTAATCATTGTTTACGATGTCACAAATCCGGAATCTTTTGTGAATGTGAAGAGGTGGCTAAATGAGATTTCTCAGAACTGTGACAACGTTTGTAAGATTTTGG TGGGGAACAAAAATGAAGACCCCACCAGGAAACAGGTGGACACCCAGGATGCCTTGCGGTTTGGGGAGTCAGTGGGAGTCAGGGTGTTTGAGACAAGTGCCAAGGAGAACATTAATGTAGAAGAG ATGTTTATGGAATTCACTCACATGGTTCTTCGGGCAAAGAAGCAAAGCCAGATTCgtacagagaaagaaagggagagagagaaggacacggTTCATATCAACtcacatagagacagagaaaggaggaagagggggaaaaagTGTTGCTGA
- the si:dkey-16l2.16 gene encoding ras-related protein Rab-35 isoform X2 — MAGKDYNHLFKLLIIGDSSSYITTIGVDFKIRTIDIDGERVKLQIWDTAGQERFRTITSTYYRNTHGVIIVYDVTNPESFVNVKRWLNEISQNCDNVCKILVGNKNEDPTRKQVDTQDALRFGESVGVRVFETSAKENINVEEMFMEFTHMVLRAKKQSQIRTEKEREREKDTVHINSHRDRERRKRGKKCC, encoded by the exons ATGGCGGGAAAGGACTACAACCATCTCTTCAAGCTTCTAATCATCGGAGACTCCA GCAGCTACATAACTACAATCGGTGTGGACTTCAAAATTCGTACCATAGACATTGATGGGGAAAGAGTTAAACTGCAGATCTGGGACACAGCAGGGCAGGAGAGATTCCGAACCATCACCTCCAC ATACTACAGAAACACCCATGGAGTAATCATTGTTTACGATGTCACAAATCCGGAATCTTTTGTGAATGTGAAGAGGTGGCTAAATGAGATTTCTCAGAACTGTGACAACGTTTGTAAGATTTTGG TGGGGAACAAAAATGAAGACCCCACCAGGAAACAGGTGGACACCCAGGATGCCTTGCGGTTTGGGGAGTCAGTGGGAGTCAGGGTGTTTGAGACAAGTGCCAAGGAGAACATTAATGTAGAAGAG ATGTTTATGGAATTCACTCACATGGTTCTTCGGGCAAAGAAGCAAAGCCAGATTCgtacagagaaagaaagggagagagagaaggacacggTTCATATCAACtcacatagagacagagaaaggaggaagagggggaaaaagTGTTGCTGA
- the thoc6 gene encoding THO complex subunit 6 homolog isoform X2, with translation MQRSRARKPSLLLQLMMDRFSLSSPLTLTCSAQAMERSVPGAGWSLSRGSSLEIPEINSMIINPKDNSLVVGGGDNNIHVMDMEHGVFKLALQGHTDYIHCLNVREREGEILSGGEDGSVRIWDSRTGQSVHCIEVYKYETCARPQYGKWISCLATDSDWMLCGGGPSLSLWHLRSMSPTSVFPLAGCQRQATFYQDMILSVGEGQCVSHCLLGGEVKAQIPCTPHSLNTLAFNRNSTEHRVLTVGGSSDQVDVFTNLSYRAFSLSF, from the exons ATGCAACGGAGCAGAGCAAGAAAGCCATCCTTACTTTTACAG CTCATGATGGACCggttttctctctcatctccactgACTCTCACCTGCTCAGCACAGGCAATGGAGAGATCAGTGCCTGGAGCTGGGTGGAGCTTATCAAGAGG ATCCAGCTTGGAGATTCCAGAGATTAACTCCATGATCATCAATCCTAAA GATAACAGTCTTGTAGTTGGTGGAGGGGACAATAACATCCACGTAATGGATATGGAGCATGGAGTCTTCAAG TTAGCTCTTCAGGGCCACACAGACTACATCCACTGtttgaatgtgagagagagggaaggagagattcTCTCAGGCGGAGAGGACGGCTCTGTGAGGATATGGG ACAGTCGGACCGGCCAATCCGTGCACTGTATTGAAGTTTACAAATATGAG ACCTGTGCCCGCCCCCAGTATGGCAAGTGGATCTCCTGCCTTGCTACAGACTCTGACTGGATG ctctgtggaggagggccatccctttctctctggcaCCTTCGATCCATGTCCCCCACCTCTGTCTTCCCCCTAGCAGGCTGTCAGCGACAAGCAACCTTCTACCAGGACATG ATCCTGTCTGTGGGTGAAGGCCAGTGCGTGTCCCACTGTCTTCTGGGGGGCGAAGTGAAAGCCCAGATTCCCTGCACCCCCCATTCACTCAACACTCTGGCTTTTAACCGCAACAGCACTGAACACAGG GTGCTGACAGTAGGAGGCAGCAGTGACCAAGTAGATGTATTTACCAACCTGTCCTATAGAGCATTTTCCCTGTCCTTCTAA
- the thoc6 gene encoding THO complex subunit 6 homolog isoform X1, producing the protein MGPVEHLHMSVFSQSYSPCGRFLAAGNNYGEIAVFSLSSALSSDATEQSKKAILTFTAHDGPVFSLISTDSHLLSTGNGEISAWSWVELIKRNTKASWTRRPNYKSSLEIPEINSMIINPKDNSLVVGGGDNNIHVMDMEHGVFKLALQGHTDYIHCLNVREREGEILSGGEDGSVRIWDSRTGQSVHCIEVYKYETCARPQYGKWISCLATDSDWMLCGGGPSLSLWHLRSMSPTSVFPLAGCQRQATFYQDMILSVGEGQCVSHCLLGGEVKAQIPCTPHSLNTLAFNRNSTEHRVLTVGGSSDQVDVFTNLSYRAFSLSF; encoded by the exons ATGGGTCCTGTTGAG CATCTCCACATGTCCGTGTTCTCCCAGAGTTATTCTCCCTGTGGTCGCTTTCTTGCTGCAGGCAACAATTATGGGGAGATAGCAGTGTTCAG TCTCTCATCGGCTCTAAGCTCGGATGCAACGGAGCAGAGCAAGAAAGCCATCCTTACTTTTACAG CTCATGATGGACCggttttctctctcatctccactgACTCTCACCTGCTCAGCACAGGCAATGGAGAGATCAGTGCCTGGAGCTGGGTGGAGCTTATCAAGAGG AATACCAAGGCTTCTTGGACAAGAAGGCCAAACTACAA ATCCAGCTTGGAGATTCCAGAGATTAACTCCATGATCATCAATCCTAAA GATAACAGTCTTGTAGTTGGTGGAGGGGACAATAACATCCACGTAATGGATATGGAGCATGGAGTCTTCAAG TTAGCTCTTCAGGGCCACACAGACTACATCCACTGtttgaatgtgagagagagggaaggagagattcTCTCAGGCGGAGAGGACGGCTCTGTGAGGATATGGG ACAGTCGGACCGGCCAATCCGTGCACTGTATTGAAGTTTACAAATATGAG ACCTGTGCCCGCCCCCAGTATGGCAAGTGGATCTCCTGCCTTGCTACAGACTCTGACTGGATG ctctgtggaggagggccatccctttctctctggcaCCTTCGATCCATGTCCCCCACCTCTGTCTTCCCCCTAGCAGGCTGTCAGCGACAAGCAACCTTCTACCAGGACATG ATCCTGTCTGTGGGTGAAGGCCAGTGCGTGTCCCACTGTCTTCTGGGGGGCGAAGTGAAAGCCCAGATTCCCTGCACCCCCCATTCACTCAACACTCTGGCTTTTAACCGCAACAGCACTGAACACAGG GTGCTGACAGTAGGAGGCAGCAGTGACCAAGTAGATGTATTTACCAACCTGTCCTATAGAGCATTTTCCCTGTCCTTCTAA